From a region of the uncultured Draconibacterium sp. genome:
- a CDS encoding MOSC domain-containing protein, which translates to MKIISTNIAEARIIKWKGKEIPTGMFKFGVDKGIFLGKEDVKHDNVMDRRYHGGVDKACYLYSADHYQYWQNLYPDLEMPCGMFGENLTVEGLHEKEINIGDTYKIGEAVVQVTQPRQPCFKLQFRFHNNNIVRQFVDSGFSGVYVRILENGHVNTGDSMQLIDKKQSLSIHEVYTLLYADEFDEKVKEAVNDPLIAESCKSDLLKRWGNYL; encoded by the coding sequence ATGAAAATCATCTCAACAAATATTGCTGAAGCCCGAATCATAAAATGGAAGGGGAAAGAAATCCCTACCGGTATGTTCAAATTTGGTGTAGACAAGGGGATTTTTTTGGGTAAAGAAGATGTGAAACACGACAATGTGATGGATCGCAGATACCATGGTGGAGTTGACAAAGCCTGTTACCTCTATTCTGCGGATCATTACCAATACTGGCAGAATCTTTATCCTGATTTAGAAATGCCATGTGGAATGTTTGGCGAGAACCTGACCGTGGAAGGCCTGCACGAAAAGGAAATAAATATTGGCGATACCTATAAAATTGGAGAAGCAGTGGTACAAGTTACCCAACCTCGCCAACCCTGTTTTAAATTGCAGTTCAGGTTTCACAACAATAATATTGTACGCCAGTTTGTCGATTCTGGGTTTTCGGGTGTTTATGTCAGGATATTGGAAAATGGCCATGTAAATACAGGCGACAGTATGCAGCTGATCGACAAAAAACAATCACTTTCGATACACGAAGTTTACACCCTGCTATACGCTGATGAATTCGATGAAAAAGTAAAAGAAGCGGTAAACGATCCCTTAATTGCCGAAAGCTGCAAAAGTGATTTATTAAAACGCTGGGGCAATTATTTGTAA
- a CDS encoding TonB-dependent receptor, protein MKNLKFNHDAQSVLTFRKWGRKNYSSFLTVRKQVVISVLSVVYFLSTPAITMANVQDTSEVKMEYDLDEIEVSAQRTPALYSQVARIISVIESTEIEAAPAQSVQDLLEYVAAIDVRQRGTEGVQADVSVRGGTFDQTLILLNGINITDPQTGHHNLNLPVSLAQIERIEILEGPAARVYGPNAFSGAINIVTRQSANSEISAAVSGGSFGYFDGNLSGTFSTGKMQHMLAFNGKRSDGYTNNTDFNELNGFYSNQLNTEKGVLKFQLGLSEKGFGANSFYSPKYPNQYEATKTLFTSLKWEGNGPLHLTPVVYYRRHHDRFELYRTDKYGLTDDGYNVWQNDTLPGWYSGHNYHMTNVYGANLNSWVKWAAGKTAFGVEFRREQIYSNKLGLDMDEPKDVPGEDAQFTKSDDRNTVSGFLEHAYYYNKWTFTAGLMANYISGSDLGLNVFPGIDVSYNVSDAVKLYSSYNTSLRMPTFTDLYYVGPSNIGNPDLKPEKSATLEGGLKLRSKLVRGHAVLFYRHGKDIIDWVKEDPTSEIWQPQNLTEINNLGTEIQAQVLFRNEFGTHYPNIQISYLYNNIEKGNADFVSNYALDNLKHKLVGSLSEKLLRGLTLDLRFVFQDREGSYTQFENKMPVGEVAYDPFCIFDGKLSYRRNQFSFFASVNNIFDKQYNDIGNVIQPGRWFKTGVIYKIGFN, encoded by the coding sequence ATGAAAAATTTAAAGTTTAATCATGATGCACAATCTGTTTTAACTTTCAGAAAGTGGGGACGGAAGAACTATTCTTCTTTTCTAACTGTCAGGAAGCAAGTTGTCATTTCAGTATTGTCGGTGGTGTATTTCCTATCAACACCGGCCATAACAATGGCGAATGTTCAGGATACTTCTGAAGTTAAAATGGAGTACGACCTTGATGAGATCGAGGTTAGTGCACAACGAACACCTGCATTGTATTCGCAGGTTGCACGGATAATTTCCGTGATTGAGAGTACAGAAATTGAGGCGGCGCCGGCTCAGAGTGTTCAGGACCTGTTAGAGTATGTTGCAGCAATTGATGTGCGGCAACGCGGAACTGAAGGAGTACAGGCGGACGTGAGTGTTCGCGGTGGTACTTTCGACCAAACATTAATCCTGCTGAACGGCATCAACATCACCGACCCGCAAACCGGCCATCACAATTTAAATCTACCAGTTAGTTTAGCCCAAATCGAGCGAATCGAAATCCTTGAAGGACCGGCTGCGCGTGTATACGGACCCAACGCTTTTTCGGGGGCTATTAATATTGTAACACGTCAGTCGGCAAATTCCGAAATTTCTGCCGCAGTATCGGGTGGTAGCTTTGGGTATTTCGATGGAAATCTTTCGGGCACGTTTTCAACCGGCAAAATGCAACACATGTTGGCGTTTAACGGGAAGCGATCGGACGGTTACACCAACAACACCGATTTTAATGAGCTGAATGGGTTTTATTCCAATCAATTGAATACCGAAAAAGGAGTGTTGAAGTTTCAGTTAGGACTATCGGAAAAAGGATTTGGAGCGAACAGCTTTTACTCGCCAAAGTATCCGAACCAGTATGAAGCCACAAAAACATTATTCACTTCGTTGAAATGGGAAGGAAACGGACCGCTGCACCTCACGCCGGTGGTTTATTACAGGCGCCATCACGATCGTTTTGAATTGTACCGAACCGATAAGTATGGTTTAACCGACGATGGTTACAACGTTTGGCAAAACGACACACTGCCGGGCTGGTACTCGGGGCACAATTACCACATGACGAATGTTTATGGTGCCAACCTGAATTCGTGGGTAAAATGGGCTGCCGGAAAAACTGCTTTTGGTGTTGAATTCCGCCGCGAGCAGATATATAGTAATAAGCTTGGTTTGGATATGGACGAGCCAAAAGATGTGCCGGGAGAAGATGCGCAGTTTACCAAGTCGGACGACCGGAATACGGTTTCCGGATTTTTGGAACACGCATACTATTATAATAAGTGGACTTTTACCGCCGGACTGATGGCGAATTACATTTCCGGAAGCGATTTGGGATTAAACGTTTTTCCGGGAATTGATGTGAGTTATAATGTATCGGATGCGGTTAAACTGTACTCCAGTTACAACACGTCGTTACGAATGCCCACTTTTACTGATTTGTATTATGTTGGTCCGTCGAACATTGGTAACCCCGATTTGAAACCGGAAAAATCGGCCACATTAGAAGGAGGTTTAAAACTACGATCGAAACTGGTGCGTGGACATGCTGTATTGTTTTACCGCCATGGGAAAGATATCATCGATTGGGTAAAGGAAGATCCGACCTCAGAGATCTGGCAACCACAAAACCTGACTGAAATAAATAACCTGGGAACTGAGATTCAGGCGCAGGTGTTGTTCCGAAATGAGTTTGGAACCCACTATCCAAATATTCAAATTAGTTACCTATATAATAATATAGAAAAAGGAAATGCTGATTTTGTGTCGAATTATGCGTTGGATAACCTGAAACATAAACTGGTTGGTTCGCTGAGCGAGAAGCTGCTAAGAGGTTTGACACTTGATTTACGTTTTGTATTCCAGGACAGGGAAGGGAGTTACACCCAATTCGAGAATAAAATGCCGGTTGGCGAAGTGGCTTACGATCCGTTCTGCATATTCGACGGCAAGTTGAGCTACCGGAGAAATCAGTTCTCGTTTTTTGCTTCGGTAAACAATATTTTCGATAAACAATACAACGATATTGGTAATGTAATTCAGCCCGGGCGTTGGTTTAAAACCGGGGTGATATATAAAATCGGATTTAATTAA
- a CDS encoding OmpA family protein: protein MKKITLFLFALVLSLGYAIAQNADNKWGIGVGPGLEYNIETEATGFLADFYVSRYLSPRFDLMLDNRWSFNDAGTDVVASLLNLRVKLYNDDMAIQPYLFGGPGYMWDNDESDFTFDYGAGVKFPVGERTSLFVSGSYVNSIKGYHSNDPNNAYGWTDEHFQVTSVLEFALGKAKDEDGDGVSDRKDECPGTPPGVQVDEKGCPIDTDGDGVPDYKDDCPNEAGDPALAGCPDKDGDGIADKDDDCPDTPGLAKFNGCPDTDGDGVPDPKDKCPDTPKGCPVDADGCPLDSDGDGVIDCEDDCPSEVGPASNNGCPDWSEISIPTIYFDFDKSTLRPEAKTELDKLADQLNAAKEYDIVIGGHTDDIGTESYNMGLSERRAQAVVKYLLQKGVNNAYVGSNNYGETKPAVPNTTLDNKRKNRRAEFEVAKIRK from the coding sequence ATGAAAAAAATTACTCTTTTCTTATTTGCATTAGTTTTGTCCCTTGGTTACGCCATCGCACAAAATGCAGACAACAAATGGGGCATTGGAGTTGGCCCCGGATTGGAATACAACATTGAGACAGAAGCTACCGGGTTTTTAGCTGATTTTTATGTTAGTCGATATCTGTCTCCCAGGTTTGATTTAATGCTTGACAACAGGTGGTCGTTCAATGATGCCGGAACTGATGTTGTTGCATCATTGCTGAACCTACGTGTAAAACTTTATAATGACGACATGGCAATTCAGCCATACCTTTTTGGTGGTCCCGGCTATATGTGGGATAATGATGAAAGTGATTTTACCTTCGACTACGGTGCAGGAGTGAAATTCCCTGTTGGCGAAAGAACTTCTCTTTTCGTGTCAGGATCATATGTAAACAGTATTAAAGGATATCATTCAAATGATCCTAACAATGCTTACGGCTGGACCGACGAACATTTTCAGGTTACCAGTGTGCTTGAATTCGCATTGGGTAAAGCTAAAGATGAAGACGGTGACGGTGTAAGTGATCGTAAAGACGAATGTCCTGGCACACCTCCGGGAGTACAAGTTGATGAAAAAGGTTGTCCTATCGATACTGATGGCGACGGTGTTCCTGATTACAAAGATGATTGTCCGAACGAAGCGGGAGATCCTGCTTTAGCAGGTTGTCCTGATAAAGACGGTGACGGAATTGCTGATAAAGACGACGACTGTCCTGATACTCCTGGATTAGCTAAATTCAACGGCTGTCCTGATACTGACGGAGACGGAGTTCCTGATCCAAAAGACAAGTGTCCTGATACTCCAAAAGGATGTCCTGTTGACGCTGACGGTTGTCCGCTTGATTCAGATGGCGACGGAGTAATTGACTGTGAAGATGATTGTCCTTCAGAAGTAGGTCCTGCAAGCAACAATGGTTGCCCGGATTGGAGTGAAATTTCAATTCCAACAATCTACTTCGATTTCGACAAGTCGACTCTAAGACCAGAAGCAAAAACTGAATTGGATAAATTAGCTGATCAGTTGAATGCGGCTAAAGAATACGATATCGTAATTGGTGGTCACACTGATGATATTGGTACAGAATCATACAACATGGGATTGTCTGAAAGACGTGCTCAGGCTGTTGTGAAGTACTTATTGCAAAAAGGTGTGAACAACGCTTATGTAGGTTCTAATAACTATGGTGAAACAAAACCGGCTGTTCCTAATACAACATTAGATAACAAACGTAAAAACCGTAGAGCAGAATTTGAAGTAGCAAAAATTCGCAAGTAA
- a CDS encoding RNA polymerase sigma factor, with translation MTQIQFNNALLGLSDKLHYYALSLTADSERADDLLQETFLKALTYRDKFTQNTNFKAWIYTIMKNTFINDYRRNVKTKNTFDGSNNDFHLMFSKDKVYPAPDSFYSSKEINKSINALEDEYRVPFRMFLEGYKYKEIAEKLDLPLGTVKSRIFFTRKKLEKALNEYSEN, from the coding sequence ATGACTCAGATTCAATTTAATAACGCTTTACTCGGATTGAGTGACAAATTGCATTATTATGCACTAAGTTTAACCGCTGACTCGGAAAGAGCTGACGATCTGTTGCAAGAAACTTTCCTTAAGGCATTAACTTATCGTGACAAGTTTACACAGAACACGAATTTCAAGGCATGGATTTACACCATTATGAAGAACACCTTCATTAATGATTACCGTAGAAACGTTAAAACAAAGAACACCTTCGATGGTTCAAACAACGATTTCCATCTGATGTTTTCGAAAGACAAAGTTTATCCTGCTCCGGATTCGTTCTACAGTTCAAAAGAAATTAACAAAAGCATTAATGCTTTAGAAGATGAATATCGTGTTCCTTTCCGCATGTTTTTAGAAGGATACAAATACAAAGAAATTGCTGAAAAATTGGATTTACCTTTAGGTACCGTTAAAAGCCGCATTTTTTTTACCCGTAAGAAACTGGAAAAGGCATTAAACGAATATTCAGAAAATTAA
- a CDS encoding DJ-1 family glyoxalase III codes for MKKIAVHLADGFEEIEAISIIDVLRRAGFQVTVVSMNEKMEVTGSHEITVKADVLFEDLDYDNIDMIVLPGGMPGAANLKAHSGLREQILNFNDMKKPLAAICAAPMVFGSLGLLKEKQATCYPGFEDELHGAIITGEAVTEADNIITGKGAGVAIKFALKIVEMFNGKEVADDLGAKMIVQ; via the coding sequence ATGAAAAAAATTGCAGTTCATTTAGCCGACGGATTTGAAGAAATAGAAGCCATAAGTATTATTGATGTACTTCGTAGAGCCGGTTTTCAAGTTACTGTTGTATCTATGAATGAAAAGATGGAAGTTACCGGTTCGCACGAAATTACCGTAAAAGCCGATGTGTTGTTTGAGGATCTGGATTACGATAATATTGATATGATCGTGCTTCCGGGAGGAATGCCGGGGGCGGCAAATTTAAAAGCACACAGTGGTCTGCGCGAGCAAATCTTAAATTTTAATGATATGAAAAAACCACTTGCTGCCATTTGCGCAGCTCCAATGGTTTTTGGGAGCCTGGGTTTGCTAAAAGAAAAACAGGCAACTTGTTACCCGGGATTTGAAGATGAACTACACGGGGCAATTATTACCGGAGAGGCAGTGACGGAAGCAGATAATATAATCACCGGTAAAGGTGCGGGTGTTGCCATCAAATTTGCGCTTAAAATTGTAGAGATGTTTAATGGGAAAGAAGTTGCTGATGATCTGGGCGCCAAAATGATTGTACAATAA
- a CDS encoding DUF5606 domain-containing protein has product MLKGILAISGHSGLFKMVAESKNSIIVESLDTQKRMPVYSTAKVSALEDIAIYTYESDVPLKDVFKTISDAEDGGAAISHKASGNELKAYFEKVLPNYDQDRVYVSDIKKVLQWYNALEEKEMLDFSEPEEDEATEEKAD; this is encoded by the coding sequence ATGTTAAAAGGTATATTAGCAATTTCAGGACATTCGGGACTGTTCAAAATGGTTGCCGAAAGTAAAAACAGCATTATTGTTGAATCGTTAGACACACAAAAGCGTATGCCGGTTTATTCAACCGCAAAGGTATCGGCATTGGAAGATATAGCCATTTACACGTACGAAAGTGATGTGCCGTTAAAAGATGTTTTTAAAACCATTTCTGATGCCGAGGATGGTGGAGCAGCCATTTCGCACAAAGCATCAGGCAATGAATTAAAGGCTTATTTTGAGAAAGTACTACCCAATTATGATCAGGATCGTGTATATGTTTCTGATATAAAAAAGGTACTGCAGTGGTACAATGCTTTAGAGGAAAAGGAAATGCTTGACTTTTCAGAACCAGAGGAGGACGAAGCTACAGAAGAAAAGGCGGATTAA
- the coaE gene encoding dephospho-CoA kinase (Dephospho-CoA kinase (CoaE) performs the final step in coenzyme A biosynthesis.) — MALKIGITGGIGSGKSVICQVFKLLGAPVFEADVWAKKLVNSHDQIKTGLIDWYGPDIYSPNGTIDRKKLAGIIFTDSTEMKKVNDLIHPVVRQEFMIWANQQNSPYVIHEAAILFESGFYKMMEYTLLVTAPENIRIERVMKRDGSTIEAVKERMSKQWSDEQKRKLASREIKNDNKTLLIPQLIEIDKQLKEYGKIW, encoded by the coding sequence ATGGCTTTAAAGATTGGTATTACAGGTGGAATTGGAAGTGGCAAATCGGTAATTTGCCAGGTTTTCAAGCTTCTGGGAGCTCCTGTTTTTGAAGCTGACGTTTGGGCAAAAAAGCTGGTGAATTCGCACGATCAAATAAAAACCGGACTTATTGACTGGTATGGCCCCGACATTTATTCACCAAACGGCACAATTGACCGGAAAAAGCTCGCTGGCATCATTTTTACAGATAGCACAGAGATGAAGAAAGTAAACGATTTAATTCATCCCGTAGTGCGGCAGGAATTTATGATTTGGGCTAACCAACAAAACAGCCCGTATGTCATTCACGAAGCAGCTATTCTTTTTGAAAGCGGTTTCTATAAAATGATGGAGTATACCCTATTGGTAACTGCACCCGAAAATATAAGAATAGAACGCGTTATGAAGCGTGATGGTTCAACAATTGAAGCCGTTAAAGAACGAATGAGCAAACAGTGGAGCGATGAACAAAAACGCAAACTAGCTTCAAGAGAAATTAAAAACGACAACAAAACATTATTGATTCCTCAACTCATTGAAATCGATAAACAATTAAAAGAATATGGCAAAATTTGGTAA
- a CDS encoding TerB family tellurite resistance protein, whose amino-acid sequence MAKFGKWIGAGLGWVMTAGSPLGAIIGFTLGAMVDGGKSAFNTGARTGYSSRTTTTGGYVMSLLVLVAAVMKADGKVLKSELDYVKKFMVHNFGEDSAQEAIKMLRDLLNQTIPVNEVCQQIKANMNYSARLQLVHFLFGIAQADGQVDVEEQKLITHICNQMGIGNNDFESIQAMFVPNTDSDYKILEIDRSASNDDLKKAYRRMAMKYHPDKVSTLGNEVQNAAKEKFQKVNQAYENIKKERKIA is encoded by the coding sequence ATGGCAAAATTTGGTAAATGGATAGGAGCCGGACTCGGTTGGGTAATGACTGCCGGTAGTCCACTAGGAGCAATTATAGGGTTCACTTTAGGCGCAATGGTTGATGGAGGGAAAAGCGCTTTTAATACAGGAGCACGAACAGGATACTCAAGCAGAACAACTACCACCGGCGGCTATGTTATGAGCCTTTTGGTTTTGGTGGCTGCCGTAATGAAGGCCGATGGAAAAGTATTGAAATCGGAGCTCGACTATGTAAAGAAATTTATGGTGCACAACTTTGGCGAAGACTCGGCACAAGAAGCCATAAAAATGTTGCGCGACCTCTTAAACCAGACCATTCCGGTTAACGAAGTTTGCCAGCAGATAAAAGCGAACATGAACTACTCGGCACGTCTGCAGCTGGTTCATTTTCTGTTTGGAATTGCCCAGGCCGATGGTCAGGTTGATGTAGAAGAACAAAAGTTGATCACACACATTTGTAACCAAATGGGCATTGGAAATAACGATTTTGAATCGATTCAGGCCATGTTTGTGCCTAACACCGATAGTGATTACAAAATACTTGAAATTGACCGTTCGGCCAGCAACGACGATTTAAAAAAGGCCTACCGTCGTATGGCTATGAAATACCACCCTGATAAAGTGAGCACCCTGGGCAATGAAGTTCAGAATGCGGCAAAAGAGAAATTCCAGAAAGTAAATCAGGCTTACGAGAATATTAAAAAAGAACGGAAGATAGCCTAA
- a CDS encoding 3'-5' exonuclease produces the protein MFSIIDIETTGQSYKNGKITEIAIYQHNGQEITDSFSTLINPEMDIPFFITELTGINNEMVRTAPKFYQVAKKIIEMTMGRTFVAHNASFDYKFIKEEYARLGYNYHRKTMCTVKLSRKLLPGHPSYSLGRLCADLGIEINGRHRAAGDALATARLFDILVERNDSLGNPKAVNNYKLF, from the coding sequence TTGTTCTCAATTATCGATATAGAAACTACCGGTCAAAGTTATAAAAACGGCAAAATTACCGAAATTGCTATTTACCAACACAACGGGCAAGAGATTACCGACTCTTTTTCAACCCTTATTAACCCGGAGATGGACATTCCATTTTTTATAACTGAGTTAACAGGAATAAATAATGAGATGGTAAGAACTGCTCCAAAATTTTACCAGGTGGCAAAAAAAATCATCGAAATGACAATGGGGCGAACTTTTGTCGCACATAATGCCAGTTTCGATTATAAGTTCATAAAAGAAGAATATGCGCGCCTTGGATACAACTATCATCGGAAAACAATGTGTACGGTAAAACTATCGCGAAAACTACTTCCCGGACATCCATCCTATTCGCTAGGGAGGCTATGTGCCGATTTAGGAATTGAAATTAATGGCAGGCACCGCGCTGCAGGCGATGCACTGGCCACTGCAAGACTTTTTGATATTCTTGTTGAACGAAACGACTCGCTGGGAAACCCAAAAGCCGTTAACAATTACAAACTTTTTTAA
- the argS gene encoding arginine--tRNA ligase: MSIESLIQKGTVEAMKSLYGADLPENQVQVQNTRKDFEGDITVVVFPFLRYSKKAPEQTAEDIGKYLVENIDTVENFNVIKGFLNLEISQSYWLDVLKNSYANIDFGLKSVTDDSELVMVEYSSPNTNKPLHLGHIRNNLLGFSISEILKANGKKVVMTNIVNDRGIHICKSMYAWKQWGNGETPESTGMKGDHLVGKYYVEFDKHYKAEIAELVEKGISKEEAENQAPSIIAARELLRKWEAKDEETVELWKMMNNWVYAGFDVTYKTLGVGFDKIYYESETYLIGKEEVLRGLEEGTFTRHEDNSVWADLTGDGLDQKILLRSDGTSVYMTQDIGTAKMRFNDYSIDKMVYVVGNEQNYHFQVLAILLDKLGFSWGKDLYHFSYGMVELPSGKMKSREGTVVDADDLVDNMVEVAREMSAELGKLDSLTGEDAENIFKMIALGALKYFILKVDPRKNMMFNPEESIDFNGNTGPFIQYTYARIKSVLRKAADQNITIDKNVVVESLSLKEKDLVKRISLFPAAVEEAGDNYSPAIIANYCYELVKEFNQFYHDHSILGEANESVKNFRLVLASTVGQVVKNGMGLLGVEMPEKM, from the coding sequence ATGAGTATCGAAAGTTTGATTCAGAAAGGAACCGTAGAAGCAATGAAGTCTTTGTACGGAGCAGATTTACCGGAAAACCAGGTGCAGGTACAAAATACGCGAAAAGATTTTGAGGGCGATATAACCGTTGTGGTGTTTCCTTTTTTACGATACTCAAAAAAAGCGCCGGAGCAAACTGCCGAAGATATTGGAAAATACCTTGTTGAAAATATTGATACTGTTGAAAACTTCAATGTAATTAAAGGTTTCTTGAATCTGGAGATCAGCCAGAGCTATTGGCTTGATGTACTTAAAAACAGCTATGCTAATATCGATTTTGGCTTAAAATCCGTAACCGACGATAGTGAGTTGGTGATGGTTGAATACTCATCGCCAAACACCAATAAACCACTTCACCTTGGCCACATCCGTAACAATTTGTTGGGATTTTCGATCTCAGAGATTCTAAAGGCCAACGGTAAAAAAGTGGTAATGACCAACATTGTGAACGACCGTGGTATCCACATCTGTAAATCGATGTATGCCTGGAAACAGTGGGGTAACGGTGAAACTCCTGAAAGCACCGGAATGAAAGGCGACCACCTGGTTGGAAAGTACTATGTTGAATTTGACAAACATTACAAAGCCGAAATAGCAGAGCTGGTAGAAAAAGGCATTTCGAAAGAAGAAGCCGAAAACCAGGCACCATCAATTATTGCAGCCCGTGAATTATTGAGAAAATGGGAGGCAAAAGATGAGGAAACAGTTGAGCTTTGGAAGATGATGAACAACTGGGTGTACGCAGGTTTTGATGTGACTTATAAAACGCTGGGTGTTGGTTTCGACAAGATTTACTACGAATCGGAAACTTATCTTATCGGTAAAGAAGAAGTGCTGAGAGGCCTTGAAGAAGGTACATTTACAAGGCATGAAGATAACTCGGTTTGGGCCGATCTTACCGGTGACGGACTGGATCAGAAAATATTGCTGCGTAGCGATGGCACCTCGGTTTATATGACCCAGGACATTGGTACGGCTAAAATGCGTTTTAACGATTATTCGATCGATAAAATGGTTTATGTGGTAGGAAACGAGCAAAACTACCATTTTCAGGTTTTGGCAATTTTGTTGGATAAACTTGGCTTTAGCTGGGGAAAAGATTTGTACCACTTCTCGTACGGAATGGTTGAACTACCATCAGGTAAAATGAAATCGCGCGAGGGAACTGTTGTTGATGCCGACGATTTAGTGGACAACATGGTAGAAGTGGCTCGCGAAATGTCGGCTGAGTTAGGAAAACTTGACTCATTAACCGGAGAAGATGCCGAGAATATTTTTAAAATGATTGCCCTTGGTGCGTTGAAGTACTTTATATTGAAAGTGGATCCACGAAAGAATATGATGTTCAATCCTGAGGAATCGATCGATTTTAACGGAAATACCGGGCCATTTATTCAGTACACTTATGCACGTATTAAATCGGTGCTGCGCAAGGCTGCCGATCAGAATATTACTATCGACAAAAATGTAGTAGTTGAATCGCTTTCGTTAAAAGAAAAAGATTTAGTGAAACGTATTTCGTTATTTCCTGCGGCAGTGGAAGAAGCAGGCGACAATTACAGTCCTGCTATTATTGCCAACTACTGCTACGAACTGGTAAAAGAGTTTAACCAGTTTTATCACGATCATTCAATACTTGGAGAAGCTAACGAAAGTGTGAAAAACTTCCGCCTGGTGCTCGCATCAACAGTGGGGCAGGTAGTGAAGAATGGTATGGGATTGTTGGGAGTAGAAATGCCCGAAAAAATGTAG